One Alligator mississippiensis isolate rAllMis1 chromosome 1, rAllMis1, whole genome shotgun sequence genomic window carries:
- the GPR89B gene encoding Golgi pH regulator B isoform X2: MSFLVDSGIMVTSQVLFFGFGWLFFMRQLFKDYEVRQYVVQVVFSVTFAFSCTMFELIIFEILGVLNSSSRYFHWKLNLCVILLLLVFMVPFYIGYFVVSNIRLLHRKRLFFACLVWLTFMYFFWKLGDPFPILSPKHGILSIEQLISRVGVIGVTLMALLSGFGAVNCPYTYMSYFLRNVTDADILALERRLLQTMDMIISKKKRIAMAHRTMFQRGEVHNKPTGFWGMIKSVTTSAPGSENLSLIQQEVDALEELSQQLFLETADLHATKERIEYSRTFQGKYFNFLGYFFSIYCVWKIFMVKFWSQHISFILVGIIIVTSIRGLLITLTKFFYAISSSKSSNVIVLLLAQIMGMYFVSSVLLIRMSMPLEYRTIITEVLGELQFNFYHRWFDVIFLVSALSSILFLYLAHKQAPEKHMAV, from the exons GTGCTCTTCTTTGGATTTGGGTGGCTGTTCTTCATGCGTCAGCTCTTCAAGGACTACGAG GTGCGGCAATATGTTGTGCAGGTGGTCTTTTCTGTGACCTTTGCCTTCTCCTGTACCATGTTTGAGCTCATCATCTTTGAGATCTTGGGGGTGCTCAATAGCAG CTCCCGGTATTTTCACTGGAAACTGAATCTCTGTGTGATTTTGCTCCTCCTGGTCTTCATGGTGCCTTTTTACATTGGGTATTTTGTTGTGAGCAACATCCGACTTT TGCACAGAAAGAGGCTGTTTTTTGCCTGTCTCGTTTGGTTGACGTTCATGTACTTCTTCTGGAAACTGGGAGACCCGTTTCCTATCCTCAGCCCAAAACACG GGATCCTGTCCATAGAGCAGCTCATCAGCCGGGTGGGCGTAATTGGAGTGACACTCATGGCTCTGCTGTCGGGGTTCGGTGCTGTCAACTGTCCGTACACTTACATGTCCTATTTTCTCAG GAATGTTACAGATGCAGATATTCTTGCACTGGAGCGCCGTCTCCTTCAAACCATGGATATGATCATCAGCAAGAAAAAGAG gATAGCAATGGCCCACAGGACAATGTTCCAGAGAGGGGAGGTGCACAATAAGCCCACTGGCTTCTGGGGCATGATCAAGAGTGTTACAACATCTGCCCCAGGCAGTGAGA ATCTGTCCCTTATCCAGCAGGAAGTGGATGCTTTGGAAGAGCTGAGTCAGCAGCTCTTTCTGGAAACTGCTGACCTGCATGCAACAAAG GAGAGAATAGAATACTCCAGAACTTTCCAGGGGAAATACTTTAATTTTCTGGGCTACTTTTTCTCCATCTATTGTGTCTGGAAAATCTTCATG GTAAAATTCTGGTCACAGCACATTTCCTTTATCCTTGTCGGAATAATCATCGTCACCTCCATCAGGGGCTTACTGATCACACTCAcaaag TTCTTCTATGCCATCTCCAGCAGCAAGTCTTCCAACGTTATTGTTTTGCTGTTGGCACAGATCATG GGCATGTACTTTGTTTCTTCAGTGCTTCTGATCCGAATGAGCATGCCGCTAGAGTACCGCACTATCATTACGGAAGTCTTGGGGGAGCTGCAGTTCAACTTCTATCACCGCTGGTTTGATGTCATATTCCTGGTTAGCGCGCTCTCCAGCATCCTCTTCCTCTACTTGGCACACAAGCAGGCCCCAGAGAAGCACATGGCAGTCTGA
- the GPR89B gene encoding Golgi pH regulator B isoform X1: MSFLVDSGIMVTSQVLFFGFGWLFFMRQLFKDYEVRQYVVQVVFSVTFAFSCTMFELIIFEILGVLNSSSRYFHWKLNLCVILLLLVFMVPFYIGYFVVSNIRLLHRKRLFFACLVWLTFMYFFWKLGDPFPILSPKHGILSIEQLISRVGVIGVTLMALLSGFGAVNCPYTYMSYFLRNVTDADILALERRLLQTMDMIISKKKRIAMAHRTMFQRGEVHNKPTGFWGMIKSVTTSAPGSENLSLIQQEVDALEELSQQLFLETADLHATKERIEYSRTFQGKYFNFLGYFFSIYCVWKIFMATINIVFDRVGKTDPVTRGIEITVNYLGIQFDVKFWSQHISFILVGIIIVTSIRGLLITLTKFFYAISSSKSSNVIVLLLAQIMGMYFVSSVLLIRMSMPLEYRTIITEVLGELQFNFYHRWFDVIFLVSALSSILFLYLAHKQAPEKHMAV, from the exons GTGCTCTTCTTTGGATTTGGGTGGCTGTTCTTCATGCGTCAGCTCTTCAAGGACTACGAG GTGCGGCAATATGTTGTGCAGGTGGTCTTTTCTGTGACCTTTGCCTTCTCCTGTACCATGTTTGAGCTCATCATCTTTGAGATCTTGGGGGTGCTCAATAGCAG CTCCCGGTATTTTCACTGGAAACTGAATCTCTGTGTGATTTTGCTCCTCCTGGTCTTCATGGTGCCTTTTTACATTGGGTATTTTGTTGTGAGCAACATCCGACTTT TGCACAGAAAGAGGCTGTTTTTTGCCTGTCTCGTTTGGTTGACGTTCATGTACTTCTTCTGGAAACTGGGAGACCCGTTTCCTATCCTCAGCCCAAAACACG GGATCCTGTCCATAGAGCAGCTCATCAGCCGGGTGGGCGTAATTGGAGTGACACTCATGGCTCTGCTGTCGGGGTTCGGTGCTGTCAACTGTCCGTACACTTACATGTCCTATTTTCTCAG GAATGTTACAGATGCAGATATTCTTGCACTGGAGCGCCGTCTCCTTCAAACCATGGATATGATCATCAGCAAGAAAAAGAG gATAGCAATGGCCCACAGGACAATGTTCCAGAGAGGGGAGGTGCACAATAAGCCCACTGGCTTCTGGGGCATGATCAAGAGTGTTACAACATCTGCCCCAGGCAGTGAGA ATCTGTCCCTTATCCAGCAGGAAGTGGATGCTTTGGAAGAGCTGAGTCAGCAGCTCTTTCTGGAAACTGCTGACCTGCATGCAACAAAG GAGAGAATAGAATACTCCAGAACTTTCCAGGGGAAATACTTTAATTTTCTGGGCTACTTTTTCTCCATCTATTGTGTCTGGAAAATCTTCATG GCAACTATCAATATTGTATTTGATCGAGTTGGGAAGACTGATCCAGTCACAAGAGGAATTGAGATCACTGTAAATTATCTAGGAATCCAGTTTGAT GTAAAATTCTGGTCACAGCACATTTCCTTTATCCTTGTCGGAATAATCATCGTCACCTCCATCAGGGGCTTACTGATCACACTCAcaaag TTCTTCTATGCCATCTCCAGCAGCAAGTCTTCCAACGTTATTGTTTTGCTGTTGGCACAGATCATG GGCATGTACTTTGTTTCTTCAGTGCTTCTGATCCGAATGAGCATGCCGCTAGAGTACCGCACTATCATTACGGAAGTCTTGGGGGAGCTGCAGTTCAACTTCTATCACCGCTGGTTTGATGTCATATTCCTGGTTAGCGCGCTCTCCAGCATCCTCTTCCTCTACTTGGCACACAAGCAGGCCCCAGAGAAGCACATGGCAGTCTGA